One genomic window of Clostridium taeniosporum includes the following:
- a CDS encoding AAA family ATPase, with product MRPIELKVKGLNSFIEEQTVDFTKLTERGLFGIFGPTGSGKSTILDGITLALYGQVSRKSSNYININCNSLNVSFKFQISGAYGKTYVVSREFKRDNKTGNPRTSRAKIIDTTNGLDDVLADKVQKVTEKCEEIIGLGIDDFTRTVVLPQGKFSEFLKLEGRNRREMLERLFNLKKYGDELSIKLSKSIKEEKIKSNLLTGELKGYEDVSSEKLNLKNEELELAKKQLDYKVREFRDIEKTYKSSEEIWNLQLELESYKEREEILNYRANEIEEDKVKLKFGESALKVNPYLVCYENTLNESCEIKKQKEKLEIDFREIKLEKENSERQLLQITEKKDKEIPELKLREQKIKDAMEEKDKLDILEKEIGDISYKVETLREQYKKENNKLGIVSESIKNTDTSIKKLEEEFESLKLDDEFKSKIQEGLLISEKYNLFEKNIAINKKKLDNLNNDKEKLNLDISNLKKLYSEKYELLNESKENLEQLIKNSPGKQEDLLDFQKRLTDCNEKWSDFNQYSEEIKKSKLLIGEYQELLKLENEKTDTLSEKILLLKEKYRDYEIENLSLKIRKNLEQGESCPVCGSTEHKINFKDDVACDIDDEKINELNDKISENEKRLKKLENEITIYNTKINAEEERIKEKNLQIKALGEEFKKLEPKNIQEEFNNLKNSINNYESKKEFLEKELEKLKEENYKLENHINEISTVLKEKENQINLITEELNFSIKDFSELKEKLDDIKEETKVTNFHEKNKEIIEIEKNRNKVSIKIKELRNDFENLIKEKDILQDNLKLIMEKGTDARTSLNEKIKNREEKINIIKDKLKNEFNKVEEFKNIDKEKLIYLLNEIKEKINFVEEKFKSFNEIKDKIYLKYEKCNEEYISLVTRENELIKRCKVEKEKLSEILKEEKFKSIEELKENIISQSEIERLKEKIEKYKEELSKIKGAIESSLKKLNGREITKERWESIQNNIEEKKNEVENLTEIKIKLEEEYKFLNNKLKELKELLTKKERIDHKLALLDDLDKLFKGKKFVEFVAITQLKYISLEASKKLREITNGNYGLEVDENGKFIIRDYKNGGAERDPSTLSGGETFLASLSLALALSSQIQLKGTAPLELFFLDEGFGTLDDNLLEVVMNSLERLHNEKLKIGIISHVEAIKNRVPVKLILTPAECGRGGSKVRLEKS from the coding sequence ATGAGACCCATTGAACTTAAAGTTAAGGGATTAAATAGTTTTATAGAAGAGCAAACTGTAGATTTTACTAAATTAACTGAAAGAGGTTTATTTGGAATATTTGGTCCAACTGGCAGTGGAAAATCAACTATATTAGATGGAATTACATTAGCTTTGTATGGACAGGTTTCAAGAAAAAGTTCTAATTATATAAATATTAATTGTAATTCATTAAATGTAAGTTTTAAATTTCAAATATCAGGTGCTTATGGGAAAACTTATGTTGTAAGTAGGGAGTTTAAACGTGATAATAAAACTGGAAATCCTAGAACTTCAAGAGCTAAAATCATTGATACAACTAATGGATTAGATGATGTCTTAGCTGATAAGGTTCAAAAGGTTACAGAAAAGTGTGAAGAAATAATAGGACTTGGAATAGATGATTTCACTAGAACTGTTGTATTACCACAAGGAAAATTCAGTGAATTTTTAAAGTTAGAAGGAAGAAATAGAAGAGAAATGCTTGAAAGATTATTTAATCTTAAAAAGTATGGAGATGAACTTTCTATAAAATTATCTAAGAGCATAAAAGAAGAAAAAATTAAGAGTAACCTTTTAACTGGAGAATTGAAAGGTTATGAAGATGTTAGCAGTGAAAAGCTTAATTTAAAAAACGAAGAATTAGAACTTGCTAAAAAACAATTAGATTATAAGGTTAGAGAATTTAGAGATATAGAAAAAACTTATAAATCTAGTGAAGAAATTTGGAATTTGCAACTTGAATTAGAGTCCTATAAAGAAAGAGAAGAAATCTTAAATTATAGAGCTAATGAAATAGAAGAGGATAAAGTTAAACTTAAATTTGGAGAATCAGCATTAAAAGTTAATCCTTACTTAGTATGTTATGAAAATACTTTAAATGAAAGTTGTGAAATAAAAAAACAAAAGGAAAAATTAGAAATAGATTTTAGAGAAATTAAATTAGAAAAAGAAAATTCAGAAAGACAGTTATTACAAATAACAGAAAAAAAGGATAAAGAGATACCAGAATTAAAACTAAGAGAACAAAAAATAAAAGATGCAATGGAAGAAAAAGATAAGTTAGATATATTAGAAAAAGAAATAGGGGATATTTCTTATAAAGTTGAAACACTTAGAGAACAGTATAAAAAAGAAAATAATAAACTTGGTATTGTAAGTGAAAGTATTAAAAATACAGATACTAGTATTAAAAAGTTGGAAGAAGAATTTGAAAGTTTAAAATTAGATGATGAGTTTAAATCTAAGATACAAGAGGGTCTTTTAATTAGTGAAAAATATAATTTATTTGAAAAGAATATAGCAATTAATAAAAAGAAATTAGATAATTTAAATAATGATAAAGAAAAGTTAAATTTAGATATTAGTAACTTAAAAAAATTATATAGTGAAAAATATGAATTACTAAATGAAAGCAAAGAAAATTTAGAACAACTTATTAAAAATTCACCAGGTAAGCAAGAAGATTTATTAGATTTTCAAAAACGATTAACTGATTGTAATGAAAAATGGAGCGATTTCAATCAGTATTCAGAAGAAATTAAAAAGTCTAAATTATTAATTGGGGAATACCAAGAGTTATTAAAATTAGAAAATGAAAAGACAGATACTCTTAGTGAAAAGATATTATTATTAAAAGAAAAATATAGAGATTATGAAATAGAAAATTTATCTTTAAAAATAAGAAAAAATTTGGAACAGGGGGAATCGTGTCCGGTATGTGGATCTACAGAACATAAAATAAATTTTAAAGATGATGTAGCTTGTGATATAGATGATGAAAAGATAAATGAATTAAACGATAAAATAAGTGAAAATGAAAAAAGGTTAAAGAAATTAGAAAATGAAATAACTATATACAATACTAAAATTAATGCAGAAGAAGAAAGAATCAAAGAAAAAAATCTTCAAATAAAAGCATTAGGAGAAGAATTTAAAAAGTTAGAACCTAAAAATATTCAGGAAGAATTTAATAATTTAAAAAATTCCATTAATAATTATGAAAGTAAAAAAGAATTTTTAGAAAAAGAACTAGAGAAGTTAAAAGAAGAAAATTATAAATTGGAAAATCATATAAACGAAATATCAACTGTATTAAAGGAAAAAGAAAATCAAATAAATTTAATAACAGAGGAATTGAATTTTAGTATAAAAGATTTTAGTGAATTAAAAGAAAAATTAGATGATATAAAAGAAGAAACTAAGGTTACTAATTTTCATGAAAAAAATAAAGAGATTATTGAAATAGAAAAAAATAGGAATAAGGTATCAATTAAAATAAAAGAACTTAGAAATGATTTTGAAAATTTAATAAAAGAAAAAGATATATTACAAGATAATTTAAAGTTAATTATGGAAAAAGGTACAGATGCACGTACTTCATTAAACGAAAAAATTAAAAACAGAGAAGAAAAGATCAATATAATAAAAGATAAATTAAAAAATGAATTTAATAAAGTAGAGGAGTTTAAAAATATTGATAAAGAAAAATTAATTTACTTATTAAATGAAATAAAGGAAAAAATAAATTTTGTGGAAGAAAAGTTTAAATCATTTAATGAAATAAAAGATAAGATTTATTTAAAATATGAAAAATGTAATGAAGAATATATATCTTTAGTAACTAGGGAAAATGAACTTATAAAAAGGTGTAAAGTTGAAAAAGAGAAGTTAAGTGAAATTTTAAAAGAAGAGAAATTTAAATCTATAGAGGAACTTAAAGAAAATATTATCAGTCAAAGTGAAATTGAAAGATTAAAAGAGAAAATAGAGAAGTATAAAGAAGAATTATCTAAAATTAAAGGAGCAATAGAAAGCTCATTAAAAAAATTAAATGGCAGAGAGATTACAAAAGAGCGATGGGAAAGTATACAGAATAACATAGAGGAAAAGAAAAATGAAGTAGAAAATTTAACTGAAATAAAGATTAAATTAGAGGAAGAATATAAATTTTTAAATAATAAACTTAAAGAACTTAAAGAACTATTAACTAAAAAGGAAAGGATAGATCATAAATTAGCTTTACTAGATGATTTAGATAAGTTATTTAAAGGCAAGAAGTTTGTAGAGTTTGTGGCTATAACTCAATTAAAATATATATCATTAGAAGCATCTAAAAAATTAAGAGAAATAACTAATGGAAATTATGGTTTAGAAGTAGATGAAAATGGGAAATTCATAATAAGAGATTATAAAAATGGTGGCGCTGAAAGAGACCCATCTACATTATCAGGTGGAGAAACATTCTTGGCATCTCTATCATTAGCATTAGCTTTATCATCACAAATACAGCTTAAAGGAACAGCACCATTAGAATTATTTTTCTTAGATGAGGGTTTTGGAACTTTAGATGACAATTTATTAGAAGTAGTTATGAATTCATTAGAAAGATTGCATAATGAAAAATTAAAAATTGGAATAATTAGTCATGTTGAAGCTATTAAAAATAGGGTCCCCGTAAAATTAATACTTACTCCTGCTGAATGTGGGAGAGGAGGGAGTAAGGTAAGGTTAGAGAAAAGTTAA
- a CDS encoding exonuclease SbcCD subunit D produces MRILHTGDWHLGKNLEGKSRMDEQELFLDDFVDLVKENNIDLVIIAGDVYDSSNPPARAEKMFYDTLKKISSDGERITLVISGNHDSPERLVSAGPLARDHGIIMVGTPKTIVQCGDYGKHKVLESGEGYIELEINGEKAVVLTVPYPSEKRLNEVLYGEMDSEEERVKSYSERIYSLFNSLKTYYRDDTINLVVSHLFAMGSEESGSERSIQLGGSYIVDGKCFPSEAQYIALGHVHKPQIVPGTNKRARYCGSPIHYNKKEISFDKKCFVIDLKSKEEPKIEEIKLKVYKPIEVWKCGSIDEAILKCKENSDRESFVYLEIETDRYVREDEIKQMKDFKKDILEIIPKIKVNIEENNIENISEKSFDEIFKEFYKKERGVEADEEVVELFLNVMLEEGEEDETH; encoded by the coding sequence ATGAGAATATTGCATACTGGTGATTGGCATTTAGGTAAAAACTTAGAAGGAAAAAGTAGAATGGATGAGCAAGAATTATTTTTAGATGATTTTGTTGATTTAGTGAAAGAGAATAATATAGATTTAGTTATTATTGCTGGAGATGTTTATGATTCTAGTAATCCACCAGCAAGAGCAGAAAAAATGTTTTATGATACTTTAAAAAAAATATCATCAGATGGAGAAAGAATTACATTAGTTATATCAGGTAATCATGATAGTCCAGAAAGACTTGTATCAGCAGGACCTCTTGCAAGAGATCATGGAATAATTATGGTTGGTACACCGAAGACTATAGTTCAATGTGGAGATTATGGAAAACATAAAGTATTAGAATCTGGAGAAGGATATATAGAGTTGGAAATAAACGGTGAAAAAGCCGTTGTATTAACTGTTCCATATCCTAGTGAAAAGAGATTAAATGAAGTTTTATATGGAGAAATGGATAGTGAGGAGGAGAGAGTTAAGTCTTATAGTGAGAGAATATATTCATTATTTAATTCTTTAAAGACTTATTATAGAGATGATACTATTAATTTAGTGGTATCTCATTTATTTGCAATGGGAAGTGAAGAAAGTGGTTCAGAGAGAAGCATTCAGCTAGGAGGAAGTTATATAGTAGATGGAAAATGCTTTCCAAGTGAGGCACAATATATAGCATTAGGGCACGTTCATAAACCACAAATTGTTCCAGGAACAAATAAGAGAGCAAGATATTGTGGTTCCCCTATTCATTATAATAAAAAGGAAATAAGTTTTGATAAAAAATGTTTTGTTATAGATTTGAAAAGTAAAGAGGAGCCAAAGATAGAGGAGATTAAATTAAAAGTATATAAGCCAATAGAAGTATGGAAATGTGGAAGTATTGATGAAGCTATATTAAAGTGTAAAGAAAATTCAGATAGAGAAAGTTTTGTTTATCTTGAAATAGAAACAGACAGGTATGTTAGAGAAGATGAAATTAAACAAATGAAAGATTTTAAAAAAGATATTTTAGAGATAATTCCTAAAATAAAAGTAAATATTGAAGAGAATAATATAGAAAATATATCAGAAAAATCTTTTGATGAAATATTTAAGGAATTTTATAAAAAGGAAAGAGGCGTTGAAGCAGACGAAGAAGTTGTTGAACTATTTTTAAACGTAATGTTAGAAGAAGGTGAAGAAGATGAGACCCATTGA
- a CDS encoding GNAT family N-acetyltransferase — protein sequence MKNIIDLKRKDGINLKAQLKILDESYIEKIMELQEYVDMSLENKELYVLSTKEEFIEYIQGEGKVIGYVTLDSDELIALGVYRKLGYKKENYGYDLNIEREKLLETGQVEVTIVREDFRGNKLQRILCEILEEIGLNDKVSIMTATVSPYNKYSLNTFESIGYKIGKDKLKYGGLRRYVLIKYLR from the coding sequence ATGAAAAATATAATAGATTTAAAAAGAAAAGATGGTATTAATTTAAAAGCACAACTAAAGATATTAGATGAGAGTTATATTGAAAAAATAATGGAATTACAAGAATATGTAGATATGTCATTAGAAAATAAGGAATTATATGTTTTATCAACAAAAGAAGAATTTATAGAATATATTCAAGGTGAAGGAAAAGTAATAGGATATGTTACTTTGGATTCTGATGAATTAATAGCCTTAGGAGTATATAGAAAATTAGGATATAAAAAAGAAAATTATGGATATGATTTAAATATAGAGAGAGAAAAACTTTTAGAAACAGGTCAAGTTGAAGTTACTATAGTTAGAGAGGATTTTAGAGGAAATAAACTTCAAAGAATTCTTTGTGAAATTTTAGAGGAAATAGGGTTAAATGATAAAGTTTCAATCATGACAGCTACAGTGTCTCCCTATAATAAATATAGTTTAAATACATTTGAATCAATAGGTTATAAAATTGGTAAGGATAAATTAAAATATGGTGGATTAAGAAGATATGTTTTAATAAAATATTTACGCTAA